The stretch of DNA CGCTGCGTCGATGGCCCCCCGCTCTAAAGCCAGGAAAATTTCGCCACCAGGCAGCACTTGCACGTTGACCCCCAAACGCGCCATCACTTTACCGCCCAAGCCAGGAATGCGCATTTTGAGCCCTCTGAGGTCTTCTACCCCATTGACCTCCTCCTTAAACCAACCGCCCATCTGGGCACCGGTATTGCCAGCGGGAAAAGCGATAATATTGAAATCGCTGTAAATTTTATTGGTGGCTTCCATACCACCGCCTTCATACAACCACGCATTTTGTTGTTGGGCGTTCAAGCCAAAAGGAACGCAGGTACCGAAGGCCAAAGCAGGATTTTTGCCGATATAGTAGTAACTGGCGGTATGGCCGCATTCCACCGTACCCCCCTGCACGGCATCCATCACTTGCAACCCAGGAACGATATCGCCAGCAGCAAATAAGTCGATGGTAAATCGACCGCCGCTCATTTCGCTGACTCGTTTGGCGAGGGTTTCCGCCGAACCGTATAAGGTATCCAAGGAGGTCGGCCAGCTGGTCGCCATTTTCCAGCGTACGGTGGGTAAAGCCGCACTGTTGGTGGCTACCGAACTGGTGTTGGTGGCGGTGTTGCCGCAAGCTGCCAATACCGAACTGCTCGCAGCGCCAAGGGCGGTATAACCGAGAAGCTTTCTGCGTTTCATAGTCTTTTGATGGGTTTTGATAGACCCTATATTTTACCAGAGAGACAGCATGGGCCTGGACAAAATTAAATTTTTGTTAAAAACGCGATCGCTTAGGTTTCCACCTCTGCCAGCGCCATCCACCGTTCCATCGCTTGGTCGATTTGAGCTTGCAATTGCTCCGCTTGCTGGTATAGTTCTTGCAGTTGCGTTACTTTTTCCGGCGATAGATTGTACATTTCCTTTTCTAAGTTGGCTTTCTCGGCTTCTAGTTCGGGAATTCTCTTTTCTAAATCTGACAGCTCCCGCTTTTCTTTACTAGAAAGTTTGTTTTGAGCGCCGTTGTTTCCCGGTTTGGGTTTGTTTTTCTCCCGTTTTGGCTTGCTAGATTTCTTCTCTTGGCTTTTGGTGGTGGAGGCTGCTGCTTGTTCCGCTGCTTCGGCTGCTTCGGCGCGTTTGATATCCAAGTAGACAGAATAATTGCCCGGATACTGGCGGATGTTGCCTTGGTCTTCGAGGGCAAAGATTTTTTCTACAGTGCGGTCGAGGAAATAGCGATCGTGGGAAACTACCACCACGCAACCGTTAAATTCTTCCAGGTAATCCTCCAACACCGATAAGGTCTGCACGTCCAAATCATTGGTCGGTTCGTCCAACATCAGAACGTTGGGCGCTCCCATCAGCACTTGCAATAGAAACAAGCGCCGTTTTTCCCCACCGGACAGTTTGTGCAAGGGAGTATATTGCTGTGCTGGTGGAAACAAGAACCTCTCCAGCATTTGCGAAGCGCTAATCAGGGAACCGTCTTTGGTTTTTACATATTCACCCACATCTTTGATGTATTGAATTACCCGTTGGTTTTGGTTGGCGGCGTCGATTAGCTGTTGCGAGTGTTGGTCGAAATAACCAATGTGAATGGTGCCACCGATTTCTACCGTGCCGCAATCGGGTTCGAGGCGTCCGGCAATTATAT from Geitlerinema sp. PCC 9228 encodes:
- the dctP gene encoding TRAP transporter substrate-binding protein, yielding MKRRKLLGYTALGAASSSVLAACGNTATNTSSVATNSAALPTVRWKMATSWPTSLDTLYGSAETLAKRVSEMSGGRFTIDLFAAGDIVPGLQVMDAVQGGTVECGHTASYYYIGKNPALAFGTCVPFGLNAQQQNAWLYEGGGMEATNKIYSDFNIIAFPAGNTGAQMGGWFKEEVNGVEDLRGLKMRIPGLGGKVMARLGVNVQVLPGGEIFLALERGAIDAAEWVGPYDDERLGLQDAAPYYYYPGWWEPGASFDLQINRNAWDKLPTEYQEIVKTAAYETNLLCLSRYDVRNPKALQRLVEGGTQLRQYSDEILSAAQKEAFELYEENASQDASFREMYEGWKQFREQIYRWHATNEFGFSSFAFSQ